A genomic region of Lytechinus pictus isolate F3 Inbred chromosome 2, Lp3.0, whole genome shotgun sequence contains the following coding sequences:
- the LOC129253730 gene encoding GTP-binding protein REM 1-like gives MTGETDRFDDPQVAETPRRARTPSEPLITAKLYGEEPHLCADSPESRWTMEDLTFNEELYQAKETADETKHYQKNATHRNTSHHIHHHHHHHNSNQLHPHRNYNYQYSNPFDYKNTSHSEFKKFMNNNNDDMDLNYLRPPSPLRHHRTRSTSLPFLTLADLPALEKQRPLRVVVLGESGVGKSSLAVQFVSSFGDYNDYESVLSENPDEVYEKTMQIDGHEVTVQIVDTPAYGQTEFEEREDELLQGGDAYILVYSITSRRSFKKANELRFKLQRTQETEMVPIILVGNKTDLERSREVPFAEGKHFAALFDCKLIETSASLSHNVDKLFNGVVQQIRLRRERRHSEEEMETGSGDSSDSLKGSPTRERQRSSPSKKSRRPSMLKRARGAIGRLLRRKSGDEPTPGYRARSKSCHVMEVL, from the exons ATGACGGGGGAAACCGACCGATTCGACGATCCCCAGGTCGCGGAAACTCCCCGCCGCGCCAGGACGCCATCAGAGCCGCTCATCACGGCTAAGCTCTACGGGGAGGAACCACACCTGTGTGCCGACTCTCCGGAGAGCCGCTGGACCATGGAGGACCTAACATTTAACGAAGAGCTTTACCAGGCCAAAGAGACGGCAGATGAGACGAAACACTACCAGAAGAACGCCACACATCGAAACACAAGCCACCATatccatcaccaccatcaccatcacaataGCAACCAGTTACATCCGCACCGTAACTACAACTACCAGTATTCAAACCCGTTTGATTACAAGAACACAAGTCACAGCGAATTTAAGAAATTCatgaacaacaacaatgatGACATGGACCTTAACTACCTTAGGCCACCAAGTCCATTGAGACACCACAGAACTCGGAGCACCAGTTTGCCTTTTCTCACCCTTGCAGACTTACCAGCTCTTGAGAAACAGAGACCACTAAGAGTGGTTGTTCTAGGAGAGTCAGGAGTTGGGAAATCATCGTTAGCAGTGCAGTTTGTCTCTTCATTCggtgattacaatgactacgaATCAGTGCTATCTG AAAACCCAGATGAGGTTTACGAGAAAACGATGCAAATTGACGGACATGAAGTTACGGTGCAGATTGTCGACACACCAGCCTACGGCCAG ACTGAATTCGAGGAGAGAGAGGATGAACTCTTGCAGGGTGGCGATGCTTACATCTTGGTCTACTCAATCACAAGTAGGCGGAGCTTTAAGAAAGCCAACGAGCTGAGATTCAAACTCCAGAGGACTCAAGAAACTGAGATGGTTCCCATTATCCTGGTTGGAAACAAGACAGACCTGGAGAGATCTAGAGAGGTTCCTTTTGCAG AGGGTAAACATTTTGCTGCACTGTTCGACTGCAAACTAATCGAGACTTCAGCATCGCTTTCTCACAATGTTGACAAGCTTTTCAATGGCGTCGTCCAGCAAATCCGACTACGACGCGAAAGGCGTCACTCAGAGGAAGAGATGGAGACTGGCAGTGGCGACAGCTCAGACTCACTCAAAGGATCGCCCACACGCGAGCGACAACGATCATCACCGTCGAAGAAAAGCCGAAGACCGTCCATGTTAAAAAGAGCCCGTGGTGCCATCGGGAGATTGCTACGGCGGAAGAGCGGCGATGAGCCTACCCCAGGGTACCGTGCTCGGTCCAAGTCTTGTCATGTGATGGAAGTCCTTTAA